A window of Malania oleifera isolate guangnan ecotype guangnan chromosome 5, ASM2987363v1, whole genome shotgun sequence contains these coding sequences:
- the LOC131156089 gene encoding uncharacterized protein LOC131156089: MGFGEHLCSWIAHCINTPSFSMLINGSPSGFIRSSRGLNQGDPSSSLFFIVVMKVLSLMLKKTTKGGLLKGFETVLNLKVNLGKSEIIPIGKRSRRPSLASLLGCRKETFPINYFGLPLGAKFKDKGEWNPIIEKFERLVGDGKGTFYQKMAKVTLIRSTLTNLPIYFMSSLPLLISVAKRLEGIQRRFLWGSLGAEFKVHCVKWSMVKQPICLGGLESKSLHTFNKPFLGNGYGGS; encoded by the exons ATGGGTTTTGGGGAGCACTTGTGTAGTTGGATTGCCCATTGCATCAACACTCCAAGCTTCTCAATGCTCATAAATGGCAGCCCGTCAGGTTTCATTCGCTCCTCTAGAGGACTTAACCAAGGGGACCCCTCGTCTTCCTTGTTCTTCATTGTGGTGATGAAGGTATTGAGCCTCATGTTGAAGAAAACTACCAAAGGAGGGCTCCTTAAAG GTTTTGAGACTGTCTTGAACCTCAAAGTGAATCTTGGAAAAAGTGAAATTATCCCAATTGGCAAAAGGTCAAGAAGGCCTTCCCTTGCTAGTCTTCTAGGTTGCAGGAAGGAAACTTTCCCTATTAACTACTTTGGGCTCCCTCTTGGTgccaaattcaaagataaaggagAGTGGAACCCAATTATAGAGAAGTTTGAAAGACTGGTGGGGGATGGAAAAGGAACTTTCTATCAAAAGATGGCAAAAGTCACTCTTATTAGAAGCACCTTGACAAACCTTCCCATCTATTTTATGTCCTCCCTACCACTACTGATTTCTGTTGCTAAAAGACTTGAAGGAATTCAAAGGAGATTCCTTTGGGGTAGCCTGGGGGCAGAATTCAAAGTTCACTGTGTCAAATGGAGCATGGTGAAGCAACCTATTTGTTTGGGAGGTTTGGAATCAAAGTCCCTCCACACTTTCAATAAGCCTTTCTTgggaaatggttatggaggttcaTGA